From the Corythoichthys intestinalis isolate RoL2023-P3 chromosome 15, ASM3026506v1, whole genome shotgun sequence genome, one window contains:
- the tbpl2 gene encoding TATA box-binding protein-like 2 isoform X1: MEESALERYFDESIANDSGFLTGEDADTQGPPLPRSPKASGELTDELDLSFLPDELSASTPDAEGDICASSKDHVGEQPSSSLSQLANNSSSFCPMTPMPPMPPMAAMTPMTPMTPMTERSGIIPQLQYVYCDLTSLNIVSTVTLGCPLDLKFIARQARNAEYNPKRFAAVIMRIREPRTTALIFSTGKMVCTGAKSEEQSRLAARKFARVVQKLGFPARFLEFKIQNMVASCDVCFPIRLEGLVLTHQQFSSYEPELFPGLVYRMVKPRMVLLIFVSGKVVLTGAKERGEIDEAFENIYPILKDFRKQ; encoded by the exons ATGGAGGAGTCGGCATTGGAGCGTTACTTTGATGAATCCATTGCAAAT GACTCAGGCTTCTTGACAGGAGAGGATGCGGACACTCAAGGCCCGCCTCTGCCGCGTTCCCCGAAAGCGAGCGGTGAGCTCACGGATGAGCTGGACCTCAGCTTTCTTCCAGATGAGTTGAGCGCCAGCACACCGGATGCAGAAG GAGACATCTGCGCAAGCAGCAAAGACCACGTTGGCGAGCAACCTTCCTCCTCATTGTCGCAGTTGGCCAACAATTCCTCTAGCTTCTGCCCCATGACCCCTATGCCCCCTATGCCTCCCATGGCCGCCATGACCCCAATGACCCCCATGACACCCATGACGGAAAGGTCAGGGATCATTCCTCAGCTGCAGTACGTCTACTGCGATCTTACCTCTTT GAACATTGTCTCCACGGTCACCCTTGGTTGTCCGCTGGACCTCAAGTTCATCGCTCGTCAGGCCAGAAACgcagagtacaaccccaag CGCTTCGCCGCCGTCATCATGAGAATCCGCGAACCCAGAACCACAGCGCTGATCTTCAGCACGGGGAAGATGGTGTGCACCGGAGCCAAGAG CGAGGAAcaatcccgactggcagccaggaAGTTTGCCCGCGTGGTACAGAAGCTGGGCTTCCCCGCACGCTTTCTGGAATTCAAGATTCAGAACATGGTGGCTAGCTGTGACGTCTGTTTCCCCATCAGGCTGGAGGGCCTCGTTCTCACACATCAACAGTTCAGCAG TTACGAACCAGAGTTGTTTCCGGGCCTCGTCTACCGGATGGTGAAACCTCGAATGGTTCTACTCATTTTTGTATCGGGAAAGGTCGTTCTGACGG GTGCCAAAGAGCGAGGTGAGATCGACGAAGCCTTCGAGAACATCTACCCCATCCTAAAAGACTTCCGGAAGCAGTGA
- the tbpl2 gene encoding TATA box-binding protein-like 2 isoform X2 yields MEESALERYFDESIANDSGFLTGEDADTQGPPLPRSPKASGELTDELDLSFLPDELSASTPDAEGDICASSKDHVGEQPSSSLSQLANNSSSFCPMTPMPPMPPMAAMTPMTPMTPMTERSGIIPQLQNIVSTVTLGCPLDLKFIARQARNAEYNPKRFAAVIMRIREPRTTALIFSTGKMVCTGAKSEEQSRLAARKFARVVQKLGFPARFLEFKIQNMVASCDVCFPIRLEGLVLTHQQFSSYEPELFPGLVYRMVKPRMVLLIFVSGKVVLTGAKERGEIDEAFENIYPILKDFRKQ; encoded by the exons ATGGAGGAGTCGGCATTGGAGCGTTACTTTGATGAATCCATTGCAAAT GACTCAGGCTTCTTGACAGGAGAGGATGCGGACACTCAAGGCCCGCCTCTGCCGCGTTCCCCGAAAGCGAGCGGTGAGCTCACGGATGAGCTGGACCTCAGCTTTCTTCCAGATGAGTTGAGCGCCAGCACACCGGATGCAGAAG GAGACATCTGCGCAAGCAGCAAAGACCACGTTGGCGAGCAACCTTCCTCCTCATTGTCGCAGTTGGCCAACAATTCCTCTAGCTTCTGCCCCATGACCCCTATGCCCCCTATGCCTCCCATGGCCGCCATGACCCCAATGACCCCCATGACACCCATGACGGAAAGGTCAGGGATCATTCCTCAGCTGCA GAACATTGTCTCCACGGTCACCCTTGGTTGTCCGCTGGACCTCAAGTTCATCGCTCGTCAGGCCAGAAACgcagagtacaaccccaag CGCTTCGCCGCCGTCATCATGAGAATCCGCGAACCCAGAACCACAGCGCTGATCTTCAGCACGGGGAAGATGGTGTGCACCGGAGCCAAGAG CGAGGAAcaatcccgactggcagccaggaAGTTTGCCCGCGTGGTACAGAAGCTGGGCTTCCCCGCACGCTTTCTGGAATTCAAGATTCAGAACATGGTGGCTAGCTGTGACGTCTGTTTCCCCATCAGGCTGGAGGGCCTCGTTCTCACACATCAACAGTTCAGCAG TTACGAACCAGAGTTGTTTCCGGGCCTCGTCTACCGGATGGTGAAACCTCGAATGGTTCTACTCATTTTTGTATCGGGAAAGGTCGTTCTGACGG GTGCCAAAGAGCGAGGTGAGATCGACGAAGCCTTCGAGAACATCTACCCCATCCTAAAAGACTTCCGGAAGCAGTGA
- the tbpl2 gene encoding TATA box-binding protein-like 2 isoform X4: MEESALERYFDESIANDSGFLTGEDADTQGPPLPRSPKASGELTDELDLSFLPDELSASTPDAEGDICASSKDHVGEQPSSSLSQLANNSSSFCPMTPMPPMPPMAAMTPMTPMTPMTERSGIIPQLQYVYCDLTSLNIVSTVTLGCPLDLKFIARQARNAEYNPKRFAAVIMRIREPRTTALIFSTGKMVCTGAKSEEQSRLAARKFARVVQKLGFPARFLEFKIQNMVASCDVCFPIRLEGLVLTHQQFSRCQRAR, encoded by the exons ATGGAGGAGTCGGCATTGGAGCGTTACTTTGATGAATCCATTGCAAAT GACTCAGGCTTCTTGACAGGAGAGGATGCGGACACTCAAGGCCCGCCTCTGCCGCGTTCCCCGAAAGCGAGCGGTGAGCTCACGGATGAGCTGGACCTCAGCTTTCTTCCAGATGAGTTGAGCGCCAGCACACCGGATGCAGAAG GAGACATCTGCGCAAGCAGCAAAGACCACGTTGGCGAGCAACCTTCCTCCTCATTGTCGCAGTTGGCCAACAATTCCTCTAGCTTCTGCCCCATGACCCCTATGCCCCCTATGCCTCCCATGGCCGCCATGACCCCAATGACCCCCATGACACCCATGACGGAAAGGTCAGGGATCATTCCTCAGCTGCAGTACGTCTACTGCGATCTTACCTCTTT GAACATTGTCTCCACGGTCACCCTTGGTTGTCCGCTGGACCTCAAGTTCATCGCTCGTCAGGCCAGAAACgcagagtacaaccccaag CGCTTCGCCGCCGTCATCATGAGAATCCGCGAACCCAGAACCACAGCGCTGATCTTCAGCACGGGGAAGATGGTGTGCACCGGAGCCAAGAG CGAGGAAcaatcccgactggcagccaggaAGTTTGCCCGCGTGGTACAGAAGCTGGGCTTCCCCGCACGCTTTCTGGAATTCAAGATTCAGAACATGGTGGCTAGCTGTGACGTCTGTTTCCCCATCAGGCTGGAGGGCCTCGTTCTCACACATCAACAGTTCAGCAG GTGCCAAAGAGCGAGGTGA
- the tbpl2 gene encoding TATA box-binding protein-like 2 isoform X3, with protein sequence MEESALERYFDESIANDSGFLTGEDADTQGPPLPRSPKASGELTDELDLSFLPDELSASTPDAEGDICASSKDHVGEQPSSSLSQLANNSSSFCPMTPMPPMPPMAAMTPMTPMTPMTERSGIIPQLQYVYCDLTSLNIVSTVTLGCPLDLKFIARQARNAEYNPKRFAAVIMRIREPRTTALIFSTGKMVCTGAKSEEQSRLAARKFARVAGGPRSHTSTVQQLRTRVVSGPRLPDGETSNGSTHFCIGKGRSDGCQRAR encoded by the exons ATGGAGGAGTCGGCATTGGAGCGTTACTTTGATGAATCCATTGCAAAT GACTCAGGCTTCTTGACAGGAGAGGATGCGGACACTCAAGGCCCGCCTCTGCCGCGTTCCCCGAAAGCGAGCGGTGAGCTCACGGATGAGCTGGACCTCAGCTTTCTTCCAGATGAGTTGAGCGCCAGCACACCGGATGCAGAAG GAGACATCTGCGCAAGCAGCAAAGACCACGTTGGCGAGCAACCTTCCTCCTCATTGTCGCAGTTGGCCAACAATTCCTCTAGCTTCTGCCCCATGACCCCTATGCCCCCTATGCCTCCCATGGCCGCCATGACCCCAATGACCCCCATGACACCCATGACGGAAAGGTCAGGGATCATTCCTCAGCTGCAGTACGTCTACTGCGATCTTACCTCTTT GAACATTGTCTCCACGGTCACCCTTGGTTGTCCGCTGGACCTCAAGTTCATCGCTCGTCAGGCCAGAAACgcagagtacaaccccaag CGCTTCGCCGCCGTCATCATGAGAATCCGCGAACCCAGAACCACAGCGCTGATCTTCAGCACGGGGAAGATGGTGTGCACCGGAGCCAAGAG CGAGGAAcaatcccgactggcagccaggaAGTTTGCCCGCGTG GCTGGAGGGCCTCGTTCTCACACATCAACAGTTCAGCAG TTACGAACCAGAGTTGTTTCCGGGCCTCGTCTACCGGATGGTGAAACCTCGAATGGTTCTACTCATTTTTGTATCGGGAAAGGTCGTTCTGACGG GTGCCAAAGAGCGAGGTGA